Proteins encoded within one genomic window of Oscarella lobularis chromosome 6, ooOscLobu1.1, whole genome shotgun sequence:
- the LOC136187926 gene encoding vacuolar protein sorting-associated protein 45-like isoform X2: MTCEFTSAAESFQIVRASMWRRRGYDSTGRETMKHLKAICFLRPTPGNIDALVEELRVPKYGLYYLYFTNFLRQQDVKKLAEADEHEVVKEIQEACADYIAVNPHLFSLNLPTCSQLAGLWDEESLRRVTEGLSALLLSLKKRPVIRQYEPEVLQELIDEAQSLIVRLLRSDPSERPATQIVLSDPFFSAGFAPTRLPLSCLTMAPRFYEKTTASSTSGLPRKPLSLVNKDGCGMVAGHLKGALSSATTTSAVSVKPSSAPPLPPTATEFNPY, from the exons ATGACGTGCGAGTTCACGTCGGCTGCCGAATCGTTCCAAATCGTTCGTGCGTCGATGTGGAGGCGTCGAGGGTACGACTCAACGGGCCGCGAAACGATGAAACACCTCAAGGCGATCTGCTTCCTCAGACCGACACCC GGCAACATCGACGCGTTAGTCGAAGAGCTTCGCGTTCCAAAATACGGTCTCTATTACCTGt ATTTTACGAACTTTTTGCGTCAGCAGGATGTGAAGAAGTTGGCTGAGGCAGATGAACACGAAGTAGTCAAAGAGATCCAA GAAGCGTGTGCCGATTATATTGCTGTCAATCCCCACCTGTTTTCTCTCAACTTGCCTACGTGCAGTCAg CTGGCTGGACTGTGGGACGAGgagtcgcttcgacgagtgACGGAAGGTCTTTCGGCTCTGCTTTTGTCGCTGAAAAAGCGACCCGTGATCAG GCAGTACGAACCGGAAGTCTTGCAAGAATTAATAGACGAAG CGCAGTCGCTCATCGTCCGACTCCTCCGTTCGGATCCGTCCGAGCGTCCCGCGACGCAAATCGTTCTCAGTGACCCGTTCTTTTCCGCCGGCTTCGCGCCGACTCGACTTCCGCTCAGCTGTTTGACGATGGCGCCGCGATTCTACGAGAAGACAACGGCTAGTTCGACGTCGGGACTCCCACGAAAACCGCTGAGTCTCGTCAATAAAGACGGATGCGGAATGGTGGCGGGTCATTTGAAGGGTGCGCtgtcttcggcgacgacgacgtccgctGTTTCTGTCAAACCCTCTTCCGCTCCACCGCTTCCTCCTACTGCAACAGAGTTTAATCCTT ACTGA
- the LOC136187926 gene encoding vacuolar protein sorting-associated protein 45-like isoform X1, translated as MTCEFTSAAESFQIVRASMWRRRGYDSTGRETMKHLKAICFLRPTPGNIDALVEELRVPKYGLYYLYFTNFLRQQDVKKLAEADEHEVVKEIQEACADYIAVNPHLFSLNLPTCSQLAGLWDEESLRRVTEGLSALLLSLKKRPVIRQYEPEVLQELIDEVSSAAQSLIVRLLRSDPSERPATQIVLSDPFFSAGFAPTRLPLSCLTMAPRFYEKTTASSTSGLPRKPLSLVNKDGCGMVAGHLKGALSSATTTSAVSVKPSSAPPLPPTATEFNPY; from the exons ATGACGTGCGAGTTCACGTCGGCTGCCGAATCGTTCCAAATCGTTCGTGCGTCGATGTGGAGGCGTCGAGGGTACGACTCAACGGGCCGCGAAACGATGAAACACCTCAAGGCGATCTGCTTCCTCAGACCGACACCC GGCAACATCGACGCGTTAGTCGAAGAGCTTCGCGTTCCAAAATACGGTCTCTATTACCTGt ATTTTACGAACTTTTTGCGTCAGCAGGATGTGAAGAAGTTGGCTGAGGCAGATGAACACGAAGTAGTCAAAGAGATCCAA GAAGCGTGTGCCGATTATATTGCTGTCAATCCCCACCTGTTTTCTCTCAACTTGCCTACGTGCAGTCAg CTGGCTGGACTGTGGGACGAGgagtcgcttcgacgagtgACGGAAGGTCTTTCGGCTCTGCTTTTGTCGCTGAAAAAGCGACCCGTGATCAG GCAGTACGAACCGGAAGTCTTGCAAGAATTAATAGACGAAG TGTCGTCTGCAGCGCAGTCGCTCATCGTCCGACTCCTCCGTTCGGATCCGTCCGAGCGTCCCGCGACGCAAATCGTTCTCAGTGACCCGTTCTTTTCCGCCGGCTTCGCGCCGACTCGACTTCCGCTCAGCTGTTTGACGATGGCGCCGCGATTCTACGAGAAGACAACGGCTAGTTCGACGTCGGGACTCCCACGAAAACCGCTGAGTCTCGTCAATAAAGACGGATGCGGAATGGTGGCGGGTCATTTGAAGGGTGCGCtgtcttcggcgacgacgacgtccgctGTTTCTGTCAAACCCTCTTCCGCTCCACCGCTTCCTCCTACTGCAACAGAGTTTAATCCTT ACTGA